One window of the Amycolatopsis mediterranei genome contains the following:
- a CDS encoding valine--tRNA ligase, producing the protein MTENAPQQTTDLPGAWDPAAEEAPMYDRWVAAGYFTADASSGKPPFSIVLPPPNVTGSLHMGHALNHTLMDAMSRRRRMQGYEVLWLPGMDHAGIATQNVVERQLAGEGLSRHDLGREKFVERVWEWKAEYGGKILGQMKRLGDGVDWSRERFTMDENLSKAVQTVFKNFFDEGLIYRAERIINWCPRCQTALSDIEVDHNDDDGELVSIRYGDGDNAIVVATTRAETMLGDTAVAVHPDDERYAHLVGTEVELPLTGRRIPIVADKHVDPEFGTGAVKVTPAHDPNDFEIGRRHDLPMLTIMNERAQITAPGPFEGLDRFEARPAVVAALREAGRIVAEKRPYVHAVGHCSRCDTVVEPRLSLQWWVKVEELAKLAGDAVRDGRTKIHPPELGKRYFDWVDNMHDWTISRQLWWGHRIPVYYGPDGEVVCVGPDEQPPSGEGWTQDPDVLDTWFSSGLWPMSTLGWPSSSEDLAKFYPTSVLSTGYDILFFWVVRMMMFGVHQMDGKQPFDHVYLHGLIRDAQGKKMSKSRGNVIDPLEWMDAYGADATRFTLARGANPGADMALADEWAAGSRNFCTKLWNATKFAMMNGASVAAPLPSAGELTEADRWILGRLGALVSEVDGLFEDFQFAKVAGALYQFTWNELCDWYLELAKVQLYQGDDARAAATRSVLGHVLDTVLRLLHPFIPFITEKLWTALTGGESLVVASWPVPFEGYADASADARIADVQKLVTEIRRFRADQGLKPGQKVASRLAGYAGGHEEAVRSLVRLTSPADDFAASASLEVALADGVVTVELDLSGTVDVAAERKRLEKDLAAARKELTQTEAKLGNEAFIAKAPAPVIDKIKVRKETAASDIDRITARLAALPAS; encoded by the coding sequence GTGACCGAGAACGCTCCGCAGCAGACCACCGACCTTCCGGGTGCCTGGGACCCGGCCGCCGAGGAAGCCCCGATGTACGACCGCTGGGTAGCGGCCGGGTACTTCACGGCCGACGCTTCGTCGGGGAAGCCGCCGTTCTCGATCGTACTGCCGCCCCCGAACGTCACCGGCAGCCTGCACATGGGGCACGCCCTCAACCACACCCTGATGGACGCGATGAGCCGCCGCCGTCGCATGCAGGGCTACGAGGTGCTGTGGCTGCCCGGCATGGACCACGCGGGCATCGCGACGCAGAACGTCGTCGAGCGGCAGCTGGCCGGCGAGGGCCTTTCGCGCCACGACCTGGGCCGCGAGAAGTTCGTCGAGCGCGTCTGGGAGTGGAAGGCCGAGTACGGCGGCAAGATCCTCGGCCAGATGAAGCGCCTCGGCGACGGCGTCGACTGGTCGCGTGAGCGGTTCACCATGGACGAGAACCTCTCGAAGGCCGTTCAGACGGTGTTCAAGAACTTCTTCGACGAGGGCCTGATCTACCGGGCCGAGCGGATCATCAACTGGTGCCCGCGCTGCCAGACGGCGCTGTCGGACATCGAGGTCGACCACAACGACGACGACGGCGAGCTCGTCTCGATCCGCTACGGCGACGGCGACAACGCCATCGTGGTGGCCACCACCCGCGCCGAGACGATGCTGGGCGACACCGCGGTCGCCGTCCACCCGGACGACGAGCGGTACGCGCACCTGGTGGGCACCGAGGTCGAGCTGCCGCTGACCGGCCGCCGCATCCCGATCGTGGCCGACAAGCACGTCGACCCGGAGTTCGGCACCGGTGCGGTGAAGGTCACCCCGGCGCACGACCCGAACGACTTCGAGATCGGCCGCCGCCACGACCTGCCGATGCTGACGATCATGAACGAGCGCGCCCAGATCACCGCCCCGGGGCCGTTCGAGGGCCTCGACCGGTTCGAGGCGCGCCCGGCGGTCGTCGCCGCCTTGCGGGAGGCCGGCCGGATCGTCGCGGAGAAGCGGCCGTACGTGCACGCCGTCGGGCACTGCTCGCGCTGCGACACGGTGGTCGAGCCGCGGCTGTCGCTGCAGTGGTGGGTCAAGGTCGAGGAGCTGGCCAAGCTGGCCGGCGACGCGGTCCGCGACGGCCGCACCAAGATCCACCCGCCGGAGCTGGGCAAGCGCTACTTCGACTGGGTCGACAACATGCACGACTGGACGATTTCGCGCCAGCTGTGGTGGGGTCACCGCATCCCGGTGTACTACGGCCCGGACGGTGAAGTGGTGTGCGTCGGCCCGGACGAGCAGCCGCCGTCGGGCGAGGGCTGGACGCAGGACCCGGACGTGCTGGACACGTGGTTCTCGTCGGGCCTGTGGCCGATGTCGACGCTGGGGTGGCCCTCGTCTTCCGAGGACCTGGCCAAGTTCTACCCGACCAGTGTGCTGTCGACCGGCTACGACATCCTGTTCTTCTGGGTCGTCCGGATGATGATGTTCGGCGTGCACCAGATGGACGGCAAGCAGCCGTTCGACCACGTGTACCTGCACGGGCTGATCCGCGACGCGCAGGGCAAGAAGATGTCGAAGTCGCGCGGGAACGTGATCGACCCGCTGGAGTGGATGGACGCCTACGGCGCGGACGCGACCCGCTTCACGCTGGCCCGCGGCGCCAACCCGGGCGCGGACATGGCGCTGGCCGACGAGTGGGCGGCGGGGTCCCGCAACTTCTGCACGAAGCTGTGGAACGCGACGAAGTTCGCGATGATGAACGGGGCTTCGGTCGCTGCCCCCTTGCCTTCTGCCGGGGAGCTGACCGAAGCGGACCGCTGGATCCTGGGGCGTCTGGGCGCGCTCGTGTCCGAAGTGGACGGTCTGTTCGAGGACTTCCAGTTCGCGAAGGTGGCGGGCGCGCTCTACCAGTTCACCTGGAACGAGCTGTGCGACTGGTACCTGGAGCTGGCGAAGGTCCAGCTGTACCAAGGGGATGACGCGCGCGCCGCCGCGACGCGTTCGGTGCTGGGGCACGTGCTGGACACGGTGCTGAGGTTGCTGCACCCGTTCATCCCGTTCATCACGGAGAAGCTCTGGACGGCGCTGACCGGGGGCGAGTCCTTGGTGGTCGCGTCCTGGCCGGTGCCGTTCGAGGGTTACGCGGATGCTTCGGCCGACGCGCGCATCGCGGACGTCCAGAAGCTGGTGACGGAGATCCGCAGGTTCCGCGCGGACCAGGGCCTCAAGCCGGGCCAGAAGGTGGCGTCCCGCTTGGCGGGTTACGCGGGTGGTCACGAAGAAGCGGTCCGTTCGCTGGTCCGGTTGACCTCGCCTGCCGACGACTTCGCGGCGAGCGCGTCCCTGGAGGTCGCCTTGGCGGACGGCGTGGTGACCGTGGAGCTGGATCTCTCGGGCACGGTCGACGTGGCGGCAGAGCGCAAGAGGCTGGAGAAGGATCTGGCGGCGGCTCGGAAGGAGCTGACCCAGACGGAGGCGAAGCTGGGCAACGAGGCATTCATCGCGAAGGCCCCGGCCCCGGTGATCGACAAGATCAAGGTCCGCAAAGAAACGGCGGCGTCGGACATCGACCGCATCACGGCGCGGCTGGCGGCTCTGCCGGCTTCCTGA
- a CDS encoding MarR family winged helix-turn-helix transcriptional regulator yields MGEVPPHVAESAGWIRAVVGQLHRRLRQVDNAGILTPSQSAVLNRLYREGPATQGELAAAEHVRQQSMAATLGVLDELGYLARTPDPADRRRVVISLSESGTDTVRGVFQHRDEWLARALVDELSPAELDAVTRALPLLQRVAQH; encoded by the coding sequence ATGGGTGAAGTACCTCCGCACGTCGCCGAGAGCGCCGGCTGGATCCGCGCCGTCGTCGGGCAGCTGCACCGCCGGCTGCGCCAGGTCGACAACGCCGGCATCCTGACGCCTTCGCAGTCCGCCGTGCTCAACCGGCTCTACCGCGAAGGCCCCGCCACGCAGGGTGAGCTGGCCGCCGCCGAGCACGTGCGGCAGCAGTCGATGGCCGCCACCCTCGGCGTCCTCGACGAGCTCGGCTACCTCGCCCGCACCCCCGACCCGGCCGACCGGCGCCGCGTGGTGATCAGCCTGTCCGAATCCGGCACCGACACCGTCCGGGGCGTCTTCCAGCACCGCGACGAGTGGCTGGCCCGGGCACTGGTGGACGAGCTGTCGCCGGCCGAACTCGACGCCGTCACCCGCGCGCTGCCCCTGCTGCAACGCGTCGCCCAGCACTGA
- a CDS encoding MFS transporter, which translates to MAGAVLNPINSTLIAVALVPIGQSFGAGPGQTAWLISALYLATAVGQPVVGLLVDRHGARRVLLGGATLVIIAGIAGMIPLSVGWLTGVRVVLGLGTCAGFPAAMAVLRHHAEATGQGVPARVLSVLSMSAQTVMVIGPTLGGLLIGFFGWPAIFAVNIPLAGLSLVLALLWVPKDDRGERTATRIDVLGIALFSATLLALLFFLMDPGAEVWLLAVVAAFGTAFTLVELRRDAPFLDLRMLAANGAILRTYLRQALSFMAIYAIMFGYVQWLETTRRLSEEAAGLMLLPMSGTAVCAAAFSGRASGIKARLITVAVALAGGSALLLLVHDGTWVGALLALAALFGLAQGLTSVANQTTLYREAPAEQMGTASGLFRTAQYLGAIVASTLIALCYGPHADSAGLHRLAVALVVISGLLLVVTVADRGLRTEKA; encoded by the coding sequence GTGGCCGGCGCGGTGCTCAACCCGATCAACTCCACCCTCATCGCCGTCGCGCTCGTGCCGATCGGGCAGAGCTTCGGCGCCGGCCCCGGCCAGACGGCCTGGCTGATCTCGGCCCTCTACCTGGCCACCGCGGTCGGGCAGCCGGTGGTCGGCCTGCTGGTCGACCGCCACGGCGCCCGCCGTGTCCTGCTCGGCGGCGCGACGCTGGTGATCATCGCCGGCATCGCGGGCATGATCCCGCTCTCCGTCGGCTGGCTCACCGGCGTGCGCGTCGTCCTGGGCCTGGGCACCTGCGCCGGGTTCCCGGCCGCGATGGCCGTGCTGCGCCACCACGCCGAGGCGACCGGGCAGGGCGTGCCCGCCCGGGTGCTGTCGGTCCTGTCGATGTCCGCGCAGACGGTCATGGTGATCGGCCCCACGTTGGGCGGGCTGCTGATCGGCTTCTTCGGCTGGCCGGCGATCTTCGCGGTGAACATCCCGCTCGCCGGGCTGTCGCTGGTCCTGGCCCTGCTGTGGGTGCCGAAGGACGACCGCGGCGAGCGCACCGCCACCCGGATCGACGTGCTCGGCATCGCGCTGTTCTCCGCGACCCTGCTCGCCCTCCTGTTCTTCCTGATGGACCCCGGCGCCGAGGTCTGGCTGCTGGCCGTCGTCGCCGCCTTCGGGACCGCCTTCACGCTGGTCGAGCTCCGGCGCGACGCGCCCTTCCTCGACCTGCGGATGCTCGCGGCCAACGGCGCGATCCTCCGGACCTACCTGCGGCAGGCGCTCAGCTTCATGGCCATCTACGCGATCATGTTCGGGTACGTCCAGTGGCTGGAGACCACGCGGCGGCTGTCCGAGGAAGCCGCCGGGCTGATGCTGCTGCCGATGTCGGGCACCGCCGTCTGCGCCGCGGCGTTCTCCGGGCGCGCGTCCGGCATCAAGGCACGGCTGATCACCGTCGCCGTGGCGCTGGCCGGCGGCTCGGCGCTGCTGCTGCTCGTCCACGACGGCACCTGGGTCGGCGCGCTGCTCGCTCTGGCCGCGCTGTTCGGCCTGGCCCAAGGCCTGACCAGCGTCGCGAACCAGACGACGCTCTACCGCGAGGCACCCGCCGAGCAGATGGGCACCGCGAGCGGCCTCTTCCGCACCGCCCAGTACCTCGGCGCGATCGTGGCCTCGACGCTCATCGCGCTCTGCTACGGCCCGCACGCCGACTCCGCCGGCCTGCACCGGCTGGCCGTCGCGCTGGTCGTCATCAGCGGGCTGCTGCTCGTGGTCACCGTCGCCGACCGGGGGCTGCGCACGGAAAAGGCTTGA
- a CDS encoding FdhF/YdeP family oxidoreductase has translation MTREAPAQDVDETRLEVGKPKGWAAGIPGVAVSLARSVEQMGTGRTIKALRLLNQREGFDCPGCAWPEPREVDGEKRKLAEFCENGAKAVAEEATKRRVDRDFFAAHPIADLETRTDYWLGQQGRITEPFVLREGATHYEPISWDDAFELVAGELKALTDPDEAIFYTSGRTSNEAAFLYQLLVRSFGTNNLPDCSNMCHESSGAALAATTGIGKGSVSLADIHHADLIVVVGQNPGTNHPRMLSALEEAKGNGAKIIAVNPLPEAGLMRFKNPQNVRGVVGKGTPLADEFAQVRLGGDLALFQAVGHLLLAWEAEAPGAIVDREFVDRVTEGFDDYAKHLQEVGWPEIERATGLPRAQIERVARMIASSERTIYCWAMGLTQHKHAVPTISEIANLALMRGMIGKPGAGLCPVRGHSNVQGDRTMGIWEKMPQSFMDALAGEFGIEVPRKHGFDTVDAIRAMRDGRGKVFFAVGGNFASATPDSQLTEKALRSCSLTVHVSTKLNRSHVVHGRTALVLPTLGRTERDVQAGGEQFVTVEDSMSQVHTSRGRLKPASEHLLSEVAIVCRLAEKLFGAGHAVPWRTFETDYDLIRDRISRVVPGCHDYNRRVREPDGFVLPHAPRDSREFTGTANGKGNFTVSELEYPQVPAGRLLLQTMRSHDQYNTTIYGLSDRYRGIENARRVVLVNPDDLAALGLADGAMVDLVSEWRDDPERRAPAFRVVAYPTARGCAAAYFPEANALVPLDSVADKSNTPVSKAIVVRLEPVRAEPVRAEPQP, from the coding sequence ATGACCCGTGAAGCGCCGGCGCAGGACGTGGACGAAACCCGCCTCGAGGTGGGCAAGCCGAAGGGCTGGGCGGCCGGGATACCGGGCGTCGCCGTGTCACTCGCGCGCAGCGTCGAGCAGATGGGCACCGGCCGGACGATCAAGGCGCTGCGGCTGCTGAACCAGCGCGAAGGCTTCGACTGCCCGGGCTGCGCGTGGCCGGAACCCCGCGAGGTCGACGGCGAGAAGCGCAAGCTGGCCGAGTTCTGCGAAAACGGCGCCAAGGCCGTCGCCGAGGAGGCCACGAAACGGCGCGTGGACCGGGACTTCTTCGCCGCCCACCCGATCGCCGACCTGGAGACCAGGACCGACTACTGGCTGGGCCAGCAGGGCCGGATCACCGAGCCGTTCGTGCTGCGCGAGGGCGCGACGCACTACGAGCCGATCTCCTGGGACGACGCGTTCGAGCTGGTCGCGGGCGAGCTGAAGGCGCTGACCGACCCGGACGAGGCGATCTTCTACACCTCCGGCCGCACCAGCAACGAGGCCGCGTTCCTCTACCAGCTGCTGGTGCGTTCCTTCGGCACCAACAACCTGCCGGACTGCTCCAACATGTGCCACGAGTCCTCCGGCGCGGCCTTGGCGGCGACCACCGGCATCGGCAAGGGCTCGGTGAGCCTGGCCGACATCCACCACGCCGACCTCATCGTCGTCGTCGGGCAGAACCCGGGCACCAACCACCCGCGGATGCTCTCGGCGCTGGAGGAGGCGAAGGGCAACGGCGCGAAGATCATCGCCGTCAACCCGCTGCCCGAGGCCGGGCTGATGCGGTTCAAGAACCCGCAGAACGTCCGCGGCGTCGTCGGCAAGGGCACCCCGCTGGCCGACGAGTTCGCCCAGGTCCGCCTCGGCGGCGACCTGGCGCTGTTCCAGGCCGTCGGGCACCTGCTGCTGGCCTGGGAGGCCGAGGCGCCCGGCGCGATCGTCGACCGCGAGTTCGTCGACCGGGTCACCGAGGGCTTCGACGACTACGCGAAGCACCTCCAGGAGGTCGGCTGGCCGGAGATCGAGCGCGCGACCGGCCTCCCGCGCGCGCAGATCGAGCGCGTCGCGCGGATGATCGCCTCCTCCGAGCGCACCATCTACTGCTGGGCGATGGGCCTCACGCAGCACAAGCACGCGGTGCCGACGATCTCCGAGATCGCGAACCTCGCCCTGATGCGCGGGATGATCGGCAAGCCGGGCGCGGGCCTGTGCCCGGTGCGCGGGCACTCGAACGTCCAGGGCGACCGGACGATGGGCATCTGGGAGAAGATGCCGCAGTCCTTCATGGACGCCCTCGCGGGCGAATTCGGCATCGAGGTCCCCCGCAAGCACGGCTTCGACACCGTCGACGCGATCCGGGCGATGCGCGACGGCCGCGGCAAGGTGTTCTTCGCCGTCGGCGGCAACTTCGCGTCGGCGACGCCGGATTCGCAGCTGACCGAAAAGGCGCTGCGCTCTTGCTCGCTGACCGTCCACGTGTCGACGAAGCTCAACCGCTCGCACGTCGTGCACGGCCGCACCGCGCTCGTCCTGCCGACGCTCGGCCGCACCGAACGCGACGTCCAGGCCGGCGGCGAGCAGTTCGTCACGGTCGAGGACTCGATGTCGCAGGTGCACACCTCGCGCGGCCGCCTGAAGCCGGCGAGCGAGCACCTGCTCTCGGAGGTCGCCATCGTCTGCCGGCTGGCCGAGAAGCTCTTCGGGGCGGGTCACGCCGTGCCGTGGCGGACGTTCGAGACCGACTACGACCTGATCCGCGACCGGATCTCGCGGGTCGTGCCGGGCTGCCACGACTACAACCGCCGCGTCCGCGAGCCGGACGGCTTCGTGCTGCCGCACGCCCCGCGCGACTCCCGCGAGTTCACCGGGACCGCGAACGGCAAGGGCAACTTCACGGTGTCGGAGCTCGAATACCCGCAGGTCCCCGCGGGCCGGCTGCTGCTGCAGACGATGCGCAGCCACGACCAGTACAACACCACGATCTACGGCCTCTCGGACCGCTACCGCGGGATCGAGAACGCCCGCCGCGTGGTGCTGGTGAACCCCGACGACCTCGCGGCGCTCGGGTTGGCCGACGGTGCCATGGTCGACCTGGTCTCCGAGTGGCGCGACGACCCGGAACGCCGGGCGCCGGCGTTCCGGGTCGTCGCGTACCCGACCGCGCGCGGCTGCGCGGCGGCGTACTTCCCGGAGGCGAACGCGCTGGTGCCGCTGGACTCGGTGGCGGACAAGTCGAACACGCCGGTGTCGAAGGCGATCGTCGTGCGGCTCGAACCGGTCCGGGCAGAACCGGTCCGGGCGGAACCTCAGCCCTGA
- a CDS encoding LCP family protein: MHPLGKIVVAGLALVVLGGTAYGYTNLRALDEVTRDSVIDADGETKPGEQPADGSLDILLVGRDAREDNQGKPLAPEVLRELRAGANGDDLTDTLIVLRIPNGTKEVKAFSIPRDSYVSMAGGKGKINAAFGRAKAAEAGRLRKAGETDKAKINQGALTAGRRATRQAVEDLTGVKIDHFAEVNLLSFYEISKAIGGVEVCLKEATKDKNSGADFQAGPQRVAGADALAFVRQRDGLPGTDLARVRRQQVFLAGLARQVLSAGTLADPGKLSDLIDAVKRSVVLDDSWNLLDFVGQMRGVSGGGIQFATIPVGNVDYRYDPANPRATAVQVDPAAVKAFAASLIGSPAPATSGAPAASTAPAAPVTVDVSNAGPKEGLATRVAGVLRDKGFTSRATGNSDTRRTSLVRFGPALAERGAEVAKLLGGLTTQQSASVPAGHIEVLLGTVYSGPGVSAGGGAPAGGTDEPITSNGVVCVY; this comes from the coding sequence GTGCATCCACTGGGGAAGATCGTCGTCGCCGGGCTGGCCCTCGTCGTGCTGGGCGGCACCGCCTACGGCTACACGAACCTCCGCGCCCTCGACGAGGTGACGCGCGACAGCGTGATCGACGCGGACGGCGAGACGAAGCCGGGGGAGCAGCCCGCCGACGGCTCGCTCGACATCCTGCTGGTCGGCCGGGACGCGCGCGAAGACAACCAGGGCAAGCCGCTGGCGCCCGAGGTGCTGCGCGAGCTGCGGGCCGGCGCCAACGGCGACGACCTCACCGACACCCTCATCGTGCTGCGGATCCCGAACGGCACCAAGGAGGTGAAAGCGTTTTCCATCCCCCGCGACAGCTACGTCTCGATGGCGGGCGGGAAGGGCAAGATCAACGCCGCGTTCGGGCGGGCGAAGGCGGCCGAAGCGGGGCGGCTGCGCAAGGCGGGCGAGACCGACAAGGCGAAGATCAACCAAGGCGCGCTCACCGCCGGGCGGCGAGCGACGCGCCAGGCGGTCGAGGACCTCACCGGCGTGAAGATCGACCACTTCGCCGAGGTCAACCTGCTCAGCTTCTACGAGATCAGCAAGGCCATCGGCGGCGTCGAGGTCTGCCTGAAGGAAGCCACCAAGGACAAGAACTCGGGCGCGGACTTCCAGGCCGGGCCGCAGCGCGTCGCGGGTGCGGACGCGCTCGCCTTCGTCCGGCAGCGTGACGGCCTCCCGGGCACCGACCTCGCCCGCGTCCGGCGCCAGCAGGTGTTCCTCGCCGGGCTGGCCCGGCAGGTGCTCTCGGCGGGCACGCTGGCCGATCCGGGGAAGCTGTCGGACCTGATCGACGCGGTGAAGCGCTCGGTGGTGCTGGACGACTCGTGGAACCTCCTCGACTTCGTCGGGCAGATGCGCGGGGTCAGCGGCGGCGGGATCCAGTTCGCGACGATCCCGGTCGGCAACGTCGACTACCGCTACGACCCGGCGAATCCCCGGGCGACGGCGGTGCAGGTCGACCCGGCGGCGGTGAAGGCCTTCGCGGCGAGCCTGATCGGCAGCCCGGCCCCGGCGACGTCCGGCGCGCCGGCCGCGTCGACCGCCCCGGCTGCCCCGGTCACCGTCGACGTCTCCAACGCGGGCCCGAAGGAGGGCCTCGCCACCCGCGTCGCGGGGGTCCTGCGGGACAAGGGGTTCACTTCGCGCGCGACCGGCAACTCGGACACCCGGCGGACGTCGCTGGTCCGCTTCGGCCCCGCACTGGCCGAGCGCGGCGCCGAGGTGGCGAAGCTGCTGGGCGGGCTGACGACGCAGCAGTCCGCGTCGGTGCCTGCCGGGCACATCGAGGTGCTGCTCGGGACGGTCTACTCCGGACCCGGCGTGTCCGCCGGCGGCGGCGCTCCCGCGGGCGGCACGGACGAGCCGATCACTTCGAACGGCGTCGTTTGTGTGTACTGA
- a CDS encoding MFS transporter small subunit → MSEPSTKPNRVPLIVLAWAWVVLPFGYGVYQLFLKLVQLFG, encoded by the coding sequence ATGAGCGAACCGTCGACGAAGCCCAACCGGGTGCCGCTGATCGTGCTGGCGTGGGCGTGGGTGGTGCTTCCCTTCGGGTACGGGGTGTACCAGCTCTTCCTGAAGCTGGTCCAGCTGTTCGGCTGA
- a CDS encoding OFA family MFS transporter, whose product MALGFLDRSRIVAPPSWTRWLVPPAALSVHLSIGQAYAWSVFKTPLEKTLHLNGTQSSLPFQLGIVMLGLSAAFGGTLVEKNGPRWAMFVSMCCFASGFLVSALGVATGQFWLVVLGYGGIGGIGLGIGYISPVSTLIKWFPDRPGMATGIAIMGFGGGALIASPWSSSMLGTAPTTSTIATAFLIHGLVYAVFMSMGWLLVRVPADDWKPAGWQPKTDHGKAMISTANVSAANAIKTPQFWCLWVVLCFNVTAGIGILEKASPMIQDFFKGTSTPVGVAAAAGFVALLSLCNMLGRFVWSSTSDLVGRKNIYRTYLGVGAVLYLVIALTQNSSKLVFILCAMVILSFYGGGFATVPAYLKDLFGTYQVGAIHGRLLTAWSVAGVLGPLIVNRIADSEKAAGKSGPDLYTTSFYIMIGLLVVGFVANELVRPVKEKYHEPVREAVRSEA is encoded by the coding sequence ATGGCTCTCGGCTTCCTGGACCGATCCCGGATCGTGGCACCCCCAAGCTGGACGCGCTGGCTGGTGCCGCCGGCGGCCCTGTCGGTCCACCTGTCGATCGGGCAGGCCTACGCGTGGAGCGTCTTCAAGACCCCGCTCGAGAAGACGCTGCACCTCAACGGCACGCAGAGCTCGCTGCCGTTCCAGCTCGGCATCGTCATGCTGGGGCTCTCCGCGGCGTTCGGCGGCACGCTCGTCGAGAAGAACGGCCCGCGCTGGGCGATGTTCGTGTCGATGTGCTGCTTCGCCAGCGGATTCCTCGTCTCCGCCCTCGGCGTGGCGACCGGGCAGTTCTGGCTGGTCGTCCTCGGCTACGGCGGCATCGGCGGCATCGGGCTCGGCATCGGCTACATCTCCCCGGTCTCGACGCTGATCAAGTGGTTCCCGGACCGGCCGGGCATGGCCACCGGCATCGCGATCATGGGCTTCGGCGGCGGCGCGCTGATCGCCTCGCCGTGGTCTTCGTCGATGCTGGGCACCGCGCCGACGACGAGCACCATCGCGACGGCGTTCCTGATCCACGGCCTCGTCTACGCGGTGTTCATGTCGATGGGCTGGCTGCTCGTGCGGGTGCCGGCCGACGACTGGAAGCCGGCCGGCTGGCAGCCGAAGACCGACCACGGCAAGGCGATGATCAGCACGGCGAACGTCTCGGCCGCCAACGCGATCAAGACGCCGCAGTTCTGGTGCCTGTGGGTCGTCCTGTGCTTCAACGTCACGGCGGGCATCGGCATCCTGGAGAAGGCGTCGCCGATGATCCAGGACTTCTTCAAGGGCACGTCGACGCCGGTGGGCGTGGCCGCGGCGGCGGGGTTCGTCGCGCTGCTGTCGCTGTGCAACATGCTCGGCCGGTTCGTCTGGTCGTCCACTTCGGACCTGGTGGGGCGCAAGAACATCTACCGCACCTACCTCGGCGTTGGCGCGGTGCTGTACCTGGTGATCGCGCTGACGCAGAACTCCTCGAAGCTCGTGTTCATCCTGTGCGCGATGGTGATCCTGTCGTTCTACGGCGGCGGGTTCGCGACCGTCCCGGCGTACCTGAAGGACCTCTTCGGCACCTACCAGGTGGGCGCGATCCACGGCCGGCTGCTCACGGCGTGGTCGGTGGCGGGCGTGCTCGGCCCGCTGATCGTCAACCGCATCGCCGACAGCGAGAAGGCGGCGGGCAAGTCCGGCCCGGACCTGTACACGACGTCGTTCTACATCATGATCGGCCTGCTCGTGGTCGGCTTCGTGGCCAACGAGCTGGTGCGCCCGGTCAAGGAGAAGTACCACGAGCCGGTCCGCGAGGCCGTGAGGAGCGAAGCGTGA
- the fdhD gene encoding formate dehydrogenase accessory sulfurtransferase FdhD → MGRVTVRRPVRRISATGDRRRPDALAAEEPLELRVGGRALAVTMRTPGHDVELAHGFLLSEGVIGGREDIAAARYCDGVDDQGRNTYNVLDIALADGVPPPDTGVERNFYTTSSCGVCGKAALDAVKLRTRFAPAEAPFTVKSETLSALPDALRARQKVFASTGGLHAAALFTPDGEIDVVREDVGRHNAVDKVLGWAVLEGRIPAPGHGLLVSGRASFELVQKAAMAGIGLLAAVSAPSSLAVELAEENGMTLVGFLRGDSMNLYTGDHRILT, encoded by the coding sequence ATGGGCAGGGTGACCGTGCGCAGGCCGGTACGGCGGATCTCCGCGACCGGGGACCGGCGCCGCCCCGACGCGCTGGCGGCCGAAGAGCCCCTGGAGCTGCGGGTCGGCGGGCGGGCGCTGGCGGTCACCATGCGCACACCCGGCCACGACGTCGAACTGGCCCACGGCTTCCTGCTGTCCGAAGGCGTGATCGGGGGCCGCGAGGACATCGCCGCCGCCCGCTACTGCGACGGCGTCGACGACCAGGGCCGCAACACCTACAACGTGCTGGACATCGCGCTGGCCGACGGCGTCCCGCCGCCGGACACCGGCGTCGAGCGCAACTTCTACACGACGTCGTCGTGCGGCGTCTGCGGCAAGGCCGCGCTCGACGCGGTCAAGCTCCGCACCCGCTTCGCCCCCGCCGAGGCGCCGTTCACGGTGAAGAGCGAGACGTTGTCCGCGCTGCCGGACGCGCTGCGCGCCCGGCAGAAGGTGTTCGCCAGCACCGGCGGCCTCCACGCGGCGGCCCTGTTCACCCCGGACGGCGAGATCGACGTCGTCCGGGAGGACGTCGGCCGGCACAACGCGGTGGACAAGGTGCTCGGCTGGGCGGTCCTCGAAGGCCGGATCCCGGCGCCCGGCCACGGCCTGCTGGTGTCCGGACGCGCGTCGTTCGAGCTGGTCCAGAAGGCCGCGATGGCGGGCATCGGGCTGCTGGCCGCGGTCTCGGCACCGTCGTCACTGGCGGTGGAGCTGGCCGAGGAGAACGGCATGACCCTGGTCGGCTTCCTCCGCGGCGACTCGATGAACCTCTACACCGGTGACCACCGCATCCTGACCTAG